A section of the Amycolatopsis sp. AA4 genome encodes:
- a CDS encoding BTAD domain-containing putative transcriptional regulator: MERVDGLDFRVLGPAEVLAGDQVVPLGGSRPLIVLAGLLLRANRLVSVDVLSHWLWGDDQRRSKGALQTYVLRLRRALGDGAAIRTERGGYLLEVDENAVDLGRFRQFAARGRSAAERGEHRRAAGYFEDALGQWRGSALQNVESDALHRDEVGQLAEERTRVREQWAETLLTVGEYETVVPELERLTREHPLRERPHEQLMYALLRSGRQAEALDVYRRISGLLAEELGLDPGAGLQRAHRLVLGGDEATRFRTPLEPHIPHQLPADLGAFAGRAADLKALRALLPEALDDGTSTPIASVEGMGGQGKTTLSVHFAHQIADRFTGGQVFLDLRGYGPGAPVSPIAALETMLIALGVPADRIPSGLDERAATWRTYTTGRRLLIVLDNANSTEQVRYLLPGPGCLVVVTSRWQLRGLVATHGARRIALSELDSEEAVELLASAIGVERVHEDPLAAGRFVEYCGGLPLAIRILAVRAAQFPRLPLDEFVAALPSDAGRLSTFDLGDGDETNIRTVFSYSYRVLCPSAARLLRLLALSVGPDLSLGMAVALNGWSEKDTRGALDTLVSAHLLTQPKPGRYQFHDLIRAYATELSEQEDTAADRAAASERLLDWCIASARNAALAMRPRQLMDEIGPIPAENAAEFSDFHQALAWFVEEHGNLLSVVQWAFRIGRYAQCWRLAWSLFTYFAGRARVDEWRHVFEIGLRAARKSGERHGEAAILNGLGVIEGVARNYVLAREYLEQALAVQLELGSLPGEARARYNLAMTAQDIEDFPEAYRHGLRSLEITRELGFTSVEANVLRALGDLCAMMGDYPQALSLADEALALVPPDDLPQGRFSLAARARALLGLGRHVEGIECLSEAVDMFFAMDEEYEAADVLSELGTAHLRYGRTAAARDCWLRAVRLLTRLDHPDADRVRAQLAGLVRG; this comes from the coding sequence ATGGAACGTGTGGACGGCCTCGACTTCCGGGTGCTCGGCCCGGCCGAGGTGCTGGCCGGGGACCAGGTGGTGCCGCTGGGCGGCAGCCGCCCGTTGATCGTGCTCGCCGGACTGCTGCTGCGAGCCAACCGGCTCGTGTCGGTCGACGTGCTCAGCCACTGGCTGTGGGGCGACGACCAGCGTCGATCCAAGGGTGCGCTGCAGACGTATGTGCTGCGGCTGCGCCGGGCGCTCGGCGACGGAGCGGCGATCCGCACCGAACGCGGCGGCTATCTGTTGGAAGTCGACGAGAACGCGGTGGATCTTGGTCGGTTCCGCCAGTTCGCGGCGCGGGGCCGCAGCGCGGCGGAACGAGGCGAACACCGCCGGGCGGCGGGCTATTTCGAGGACGCGCTAGGCCAGTGGCGGGGTTCGGCGCTGCAGAACGTGGAATCGGACGCACTGCACCGGGACGAGGTCGGGCAGCTCGCCGAGGAGCGCACGCGGGTGCGCGAGCAGTGGGCCGAGACGCTGCTGACGGTCGGCGAGTACGAGACTGTCGTGCCCGAACTGGAACGGCTGACGCGCGAACATCCGTTGCGGGAACGCCCGCACGAGCAGCTGATGTACGCGTTGCTTCGCTCCGGACGGCAAGCCGAGGCGCTGGACGTGTACCGGCGGATCAGCGGATTGCTCGCCGAGGAACTGGGCCTGGATCCCGGTGCCGGCCTGCAGCGCGCCCACCGGCTAGTGCTGGGCGGCGACGAGGCCACGCGGTTCCGGACTCCTCTGGAGCCCCATATCCCGCACCAGCTTCCGGCTGATCTGGGTGCTTTCGCCGGTCGAGCCGCGGACCTGAAAGCCCTGCGTGCACTACTGCCAGAAGCTCTCGACGACGGCACTTCCACCCCGATCGCGTCGGTGGAAGGCATGGGCGGACAAGGCAAAACGACCCTGTCCGTCCACTTCGCACACCAGATCGCCGACCGTTTCACCGGCGGTCAGGTATTTCTGGACCTGCGCGGCTACGGCCCAGGCGCACCGGTGTCGCCGATCGCCGCGCTGGAGACGATGCTCATCGCGCTGGGCGTGCCCGCCGACCGGATCCCGTCCGGTTTGGACGAACGCGCGGCGACCTGGCGCACCTACACCACCGGCCGACGGCTGTTGATCGTGCTGGACAACGCGAACAGCACCGAGCAAGTGCGCTATTTGCTGCCCGGCCCGGGATGCCTGGTCGTGGTGACGAGCCGCTGGCAACTACGCGGACTGGTCGCGACCCACGGCGCCCGGCGGATCGCTCTGTCCGAATTGGACAGCGAAGAGGCGGTGGAACTGCTCGCTTCGGCCATCGGCGTCGAACGAGTGCACGAGGATCCGCTCGCGGCTGGCCGTTTCGTGGAGTATTGCGGCGGACTCCCGCTGGCGATCCGAATCCTCGCCGTACGCGCCGCACAGTTCCCGCGGCTCCCGCTGGACGAGTTCGTGGCCGCCCTGCCCTCGGACGCCGGCCGATTGAGCACCTTCGACCTCGGCGACGGCGACGAAACCAACATCCGCACAGTCTTCTCCTATTCTTACCGAGTTTTGTGCCCCTCGGCGGCCCGTCTGCTGCGGTTGCTGGCGCTGTCGGTCGGCCCGGATTTGTCGCTGGGGATGGCAGTCGCGCTCAACGGATGGTCCGAAAAGGACACTCGCGGCGCTCTCGACACGCTCGTTTCCGCGCACCTGCTCACCCAGCCGAAGCCGGGCCGGTACCAGTTCCACGACCTGATTCGCGCCTATGCCACCGAATTGTCGGAGCAGGAGGACACCGCCGCCGATCGCGCGGCAGCCAGCGAACGCCTGCTCGACTGGTGCATCGCGTCGGCGCGGAACGCGGCTCTGGCCATGCGCCCGCGCCAGCTGATGGACGAAATCGGCCCGATCCCCGCCGAAAACGCGGCCGAGTTTTCCGACTTTCACCAGGCGCTGGCCTGGTTCGTCGAGGAACACGGAAACTTGCTCTCGGTCGTCCAGTGGGCGTTCCGGATCGGCAGGTACGCGCAATGCTGGCGCTTGGCGTGGTCGCTGTTCACCTACTTCGCCGGACGCGCCCGCGTCGACGAATGGCGACACGTCTTCGAGATCGGCCTGCGAGCCGCGCGGAAATCCGGTGAGCGGCACGGGGAAGCGGCGATCCTCAATGGACTGGGCGTGATCGAGGGAGTCGCCCGGAATTACGTGCTGGCGCGCGAATATCTGGAGCAAGCGCTGGCGGTGCAGCTGGAACTGGGCTCGCTTCCCGGGGAGGCTCGGGCGCGCTACAACCTAGCGATGACCGCGCAGGACATCGAAGATTTCCCGGAAGCTTACCGGCACGGCCTGCGGTCGCTGGAAATCACGAGGGAACTGGGATTCACCTCGGTGGAGGCGAACGTTTTGCGCGCGCTGGGCGATCTGTGCGCGATGATGGGGGACTACCCGCAGGCGCTGTCGCTCGCGGACGAGGCGCTGGCCCTGGTCCCGCCGGACGATCTGCCGCAGGGCCGCTTCTCGCTGGCCGCCCGAGCCCGCGCCTTGCTCGGTTTGGGTCGGCATGTGGAGGGAATCGAGTGCCTGTCCGAGGCGGTGGACATGTTCTTCGCGATGGATGAGGAGTATGAGGCCGCGGATGTGCTCTCGGAACTGGGCACCGCACACCTGCGATACGGCCGCACCGCCGCGGCGCGGGACTGCTGGTTGCGCGCGGTTCGGTTGTTGACGCGGTTG
- a CDS encoding PspC domain-containing protein encodes MTNNMQAAPAKKIFRSRSDRMLTGVCGGWADYLNVDPSMVRIAAVAGAVLSAGLVLPVYAAAAVLTPED; translated from the coding sequence ATGACGAACAACATGCAGGCCGCACCGGCCAAGAAGATCTTCCGCAGCCGCTCCGACCGCATGCTCACCGGCGTGTGCGGCGGATGGGCCGACTACCTCAACGTCGACCCGTCGATGGTGCGCATCGCCGCGGTCGCCGGGGCCGTGCTCTCGGCCGGGCTGGTCCTCCCGGTCTACGCCGCCGCCGCGGTGCTGACTCCCGAAGACTGA
- a CDS encoding o-succinylbenzoate synthase, with protein sequence MQVYALPLHTRFRDITIREGLLLRGAAGWGEFCPFADYSDTESVPWLAAALEASEEGWPEPVRDRIEVNTTVPIVSPERAHELVRASGCRTAKVKVADKRATLAEDCARIEAVRDALGPSGAVRVDANTAWDVDTAVHALAELDRAAGGLEYAEQPCPTIDDLAAVRRRVSVRIAADESIRRAEDPLKVAVAGAADIAVLKVAPLGGVRRALEVAEACGLPCVVSSAVETSVGLAAGLALAGALPELDFACGLGTMSLLRGDVCTATLSPVDGYLPVLRQAPEPDDYAEFAASPEVTAAWLDRFERVRKISG encoded by the coding sequence ATGCAGGTTTACGCGCTCCCGCTGCACACCCGGTTCCGGGACATCACCATCCGTGAAGGGCTGTTGCTCCGCGGTGCCGCCGGCTGGGGAGAGTTCTGCCCGTTCGCGGACTACTCGGACACCGAGAGCGTCCCCTGGCTCGCCGCCGCGCTCGAAGCGAGCGAAGAAGGCTGGCCCGAGCCGGTCCGCGACCGCATCGAGGTGAACACGACGGTCCCCATCGTGTCGCCCGAACGCGCGCACGAACTGGTCCGCGCGTCCGGTTGCCGCACGGCGAAGGTCAAAGTGGCGGACAAACGCGCGACGCTGGCCGAGGACTGCGCGCGCATCGAAGCGGTGCGCGACGCGCTGGGTCCGTCCGGCGCGGTCCGGGTCGACGCCAATACGGCGTGGGACGTCGACACCGCCGTGCACGCCCTGGCGGAACTGGACCGCGCGGCCGGTGGACTGGAGTACGCCGAACAGCCGTGTCCCACGATCGACGACCTGGCCGCTGTCCGACGCCGGGTGTCGGTGCGGATCGCGGCCGACGAGTCGATCCGCCGCGCGGAAGACCCGCTGAAGGTCGCCGTCGCCGGAGCTGCCGACATCGCCGTGCTCAAGGTCGCCCCGCTCGGCGGGGTGCGGCGGGCGCTGGAAGTCGCGGAGGCGTGCGGACTCCCGTGCGTGGTGTCGTCGGCGGTCGAGACGAGCGTCGGGCTGGCTGCCGGACTCGCCCTCGCCGGAGCCTTGCCGGAGCTGGATTTCGCGTGCGGCCTCGGCACGATGTCGTTGCTGCGCGGGGATGTCTGCACCGCCACACTGTCCCCTGTGGACGGTTACCTGCCAGTGCTTCGGCAAGCACCGGAACCCGACGACTACGCCGAATTCGCCGCGTCCCCCGAGGTGACCGCGGCTTGGCTGGACCGGTTCGAGCGGGTCCGGAAGATCAGCGGATAA